The Pradoshia eiseniae DNA segment GAAGAGATAACAGCCTATTTTAACAATAATAAGGTGCAATATATAAAAATTTTACGAGGAGAAAATTAATGAGACTCTGTTTTATCGGGGGAGGAAATCCATTAAATAAGGAACTCGATGATGTGATGTATTATTTATCAAATTCAATTGAAATAGGTAATAACATCTTAATAATTCCTTTTGCCACTGAGAACTCAAAAGTCGATAAATGGTTTACCTCTTTGAAAAAATCCTTTAAGGATATAGGGATGGAGCACATCAAACTTCTCGACTATCAGCTAACAAATCAAGAGATGCAAAAGGAAATTAAACTACACAGCATTTTATATTTTACTGGTGGTAGACCAGAAAAGTTAATGCGAATATTAGCAGAAAAAGAATTGATACAAGAAATCAAAGAGTTTTCGGGATTAATTGTTGGTGTTAGTGCTGGTGCGTTAGTTTTTAGTGAAGACTGCATTATTACAAAGGATCAATATTATCTAGAAACACAGGTGATAGAAGGTTTAG contains these protein-coding regions:
- a CDS encoding Type 1 glutamine amidotransferase-like domain-containing protein, which translates into the protein MRLCFIGGGNPLNKELDDVMYYLSNSIEIGNNILIIPFATENSKVDKWFTSLKKSFKDIGMEHIKLLDYQLTNQEMQKEIKLHSILYFTGGRPEKLMRILAEKELIQEIKEFSGLIVGVSAGALVFSEDCIITKDQYYLETQVIEGLGLVDFSVEVHYNGNNDKELLSLSATRDIYAIPNGSAIFWEDNVVKPIHNVTLFRKRKKQIVTED